A window of the Hevea brasiliensis isolate MT/VB/25A 57/8 chromosome 6, ASM3005281v1, whole genome shotgun sequence genome harbors these coding sequences:
- the LOC110648057 gene encoding casein kinase 1-like protein HD16 isoform X2: MPVLRSGARRGRGAAAKQQANPTEAGEAIATRTRRRRAEAAAAGAAPKNNNTNNNNDKDQQQPVDENVVAVAAVVAAAVTANHGVNRGVEGGVAVAGVGAIGGGAEKKEEVGEKLMDDYDSGGKSNDKANAGEDEGSTAPLPEKVQFGGSPVYKLEKKLGKGGFGQVYVGRRLSPLTSNDRTGPGAVEVALKFEHRSSKGCNYGPPHEWQVYSFLGGSHGIPRVHYKGRQGDYYVMVMDMLGPSLWDVWNNNSHTMSTEMVACIAIEAISILEKMHSRGYVHGDVKPENFLLGPPGTPDEKKLFLVDLGLATRWRDTSSGLHVEYDQRPDVFRGTVRYASVHAHLGRTASRRDDLESLAYTLIFLLRGRLPWQGYQGENKGFLVCKKKMATSPEGLCCFCPQPFKQFVEYVVNLKFDEEPNYAKCVSLFDGIVGPNPDIRPINTEGAQKVGHKRGRLSMEEEDDEQPKKKVRMGMPATQWISVYNARRPMKQRYHYNVADARLAQHIEKGNEDGLFISSVASCQNLWALIMDAGTGYTAQIYELSPHFLHKEWIMEHWEKNYYISAIAGAANGSSLVVMSKGTQYLQQSYKVSDSFPFKWINKKWKEGFHVTAMATSGSRWGVVMSRGSGFAHQVVELDFLYPSEGIHRRWDHAYRITATAATWDQAAFVLSVPRRKPPDETQETLRTSAFPSAHVKEKWAKNLYIASICYGRTVS; this comes from the exons ATGCCGGTGCTGCGTAGCGGAGCGCGCAGGGGCCGGGGAGCAGCAGCAAAGCAACAGGCAAATCCGACTGAGGCAGGGGAGGCGATCGCAACAAGGACACGCAGAAGGCGCGCGGAAGCAGCTGCTGCGGGGGCTGCAcctaaaaataataatactaacAACAATAACGATAAGGACCAGCAGCAACCGGTGGATGAAAACGTAGTTGCTGTTGCTGCAGTCGTGGCAGCGGCGGTAACGGCGAACCACGGGGTAAATAGGGGTGTAGAAGGGGGAGTGGCGGTTGCTGGTGTTGGCGCTATTGGTGGAGGGGCGGAAAAGAAGGAGGAAGTAGGAGAAAAGCTTATGGACGACTACGATAGTGGCGGGAAAAGTAATGATAAAGCCAATGCTGGTGAAGATGAGGGGAGCACTGCTCCACTTCCTGAGAAG GTTCAGTTTGGCGGTTCCCCAGTTTACAAATTAGAAAAAAAGTTGGGCAAGGGTGGCTTTGGTCAAGTGTATGTTGGTCGACGCCTTTCTCCTCTTACTTCAAATGATAGAACTGGACCTGGAGCTGTAGAG GTGGCCTTAAAATTTGAGCATAGAAGTAGTAAGGGATGTAACTATGGACCACCACATGAGTGGCAAGTTTatag CTTTCTTGGGGGCAGTCATGGAATACCACGAGTACACTACAAGGGTCGACAAGGTGACTACTATGTCATG GTTATGGATATGCTGGGGCCAAGCTTGTGGGATGTTTGGAATAATAACTCTCATAC AATGTCCACTGAAATGGTTGCTTGTATTGCCATTGAAGCAATATCAATATTGGAGAAGATGCACTCTAGAGG TTATGTTCATGGAGATGTAAAGCCAGAGAATTTTCTTCTTGGACCTCCAGGAACTCCTGATGAGAAAAAGTTATTTCTTGTTGATCTTGGATTAG CCACCAGATGGCGAGATacttcaagtggtcttcatgttGAGTATGATCAAAGGCCGGATGTTTTTAG AGGAACAGTTCGTTATGCTAGTGTGCATGCCCATTTGGGAAGAACAGCTAGTAGAAGAGATGATTTAGAATCGCTTGCTTACACCCTCATTTTCCTTCTCCGAGGTCGTTTACCTTGGCAAGGATACCAG GGAGAGAATAAGGGCTTTCTTGTCTGTAAGAAAAAGATGGCAACATCCCCAGAGGGTCTCTGTTGCTTCTGTCCGCAGCCTTTCAAACAGTTTGTTGAATATGTGGTGAACTTGAAGTTTGATGAAGAACCTAATTATGCAAAATGTGTTTCCCTTTTTGATGGGATTGTTGGTCCAAATCCAGATATCAGGCCAATTAACACAGAAGGTGCTCAAAAG GTTGGTCATAAGAGAGGTCGGTTGTctatggaggaagaagatgatgaacAACCAAAGAAAAAGGTTCGAATGGGCATGCCAGCAACACAATGGATTAGTGTTTACAATGCTCGTAGACCTATGAAGCAAAG GTATCACTATAATGTGGCTGATGCAAGGCTTGCCCAGCACATTGAAAAAGGAAATGAGGATGGCTTATTTATTAGCAGTGTAGCTTCATGTCAGAATCTGTGGGCCCTGATTATGGATGCTGGTACTGGTTACACTGCACAAATATATGAACTATCACCACATTTTCTTCACAAG GAATGGATAATGGAGCACTGGGAGAAGAATTATTATATCAGTGCCATAGCTGGAGCTGCTAATGGAAGCTCATTAGTTGTTATGTCTAAGG GTACTCAGTATTTGCAGCAGTCGTATAAAGTTAGTGATTCATTTCCTTTCAAATGGATTAACAAAAAATGGAAGGAGGGCTTCCATGTTACTGCAATGGCCACCTCGGGGAGTAGATGGGGAGTTGTTATGTCTCGTGGTTCAGGGTTTGCACACCAG GTTGTTGAACTTGATTTCCTTTATCCTAGTGAGGGCATACATCGTCGGTGGGATCATGCATATCGTATTACAGCAACTGCAGCAACTTGGGATCAGGCTGCTTTCGTTCTTAGCGTGCCAAGAAGGAAACCGCCAGATGAAACGCAGGAGACGCTTCGAACTTCTGCTTTTCCCAGTGCCCATGTCAAG GAGAAGTGGGCAAAGAATTTATACATCGCATCAATTTGCTATGGGCGAACAGTCTCATGA
- the LOC110648057 gene encoding casein kinase 1-like protein HD16 isoform X1: protein MPVLRSGARRGRGAAAKQQANPTEAGEAIATRTRRRRAEAAAAGAAPKNNNTNNNNDKDQQQPVDENVVAVAAVVAAAVTANHGVNRGVEGGVAVAGVGAIGGGAEKKEEVGEKLMDDYDSGGKSNDKANAGEDEGSTAPLPEKVQFGGSPVYKLEKKLGKGGFGQVYVGRRLSPLTSNDRTGPGAVEVALKFEHRSSKGCNYGPPHEWQVYSFLGGSHGIPRVHYKGRQGDYYVMVMDMLGPSLWDVWNNNSHTMSTEMVACIAIEAISILEKMHSRGYVHGDVKPENFLLGPPGTPDEKKLFLVDLGLATRWRDTSSGLHVEYDQRPDVFRGTVRYASVHAHLGRTASRRDDLESLAYTLIFLLRGRLPWQGYQGENKGFLVCKKKMATSPEGLCCFCPQPFKQFVEYVVNLKFDEEPNYAKCVSLFDGIVGPNPDIRPINTEGAQKLIYQVGHKRGRLSMEEEDDEQPKKKVRMGMPATQWISVYNARRPMKQRYHYNVADARLAQHIEKGNEDGLFISSVASCQNLWALIMDAGTGYTAQIYELSPHFLHKEWIMEHWEKNYYISAIAGAANGSSLVVMSKGTQYLQQSYKVSDSFPFKWINKKWKEGFHVTAMATSGSRWGVVMSRGSGFAHQVVELDFLYPSEGIHRRWDHAYRITATAATWDQAAFVLSVPRRKPPDETQETLRTSAFPSAHVKEKWAKNLYIASICYGRTVS, encoded by the exons ATGCCGGTGCTGCGTAGCGGAGCGCGCAGGGGCCGGGGAGCAGCAGCAAAGCAACAGGCAAATCCGACTGAGGCAGGGGAGGCGATCGCAACAAGGACACGCAGAAGGCGCGCGGAAGCAGCTGCTGCGGGGGCTGCAcctaaaaataataatactaacAACAATAACGATAAGGACCAGCAGCAACCGGTGGATGAAAACGTAGTTGCTGTTGCTGCAGTCGTGGCAGCGGCGGTAACGGCGAACCACGGGGTAAATAGGGGTGTAGAAGGGGGAGTGGCGGTTGCTGGTGTTGGCGCTATTGGTGGAGGGGCGGAAAAGAAGGAGGAAGTAGGAGAAAAGCTTATGGACGACTACGATAGTGGCGGGAAAAGTAATGATAAAGCCAATGCTGGTGAAGATGAGGGGAGCACTGCTCCACTTCCTGAGAAG GTTCAGTTTGGCGGTTCCCCAGTTTACAAATTAGAAAAAAAGTTGGGCAAGGGTGGCTTTGGTCAAGTGTATGTTGGTCGACGCCTTTCTCCTCTTACTTCAAATGATAGAACTGGACCTGGAGCTGTAGAG GTGGCCTTAAAATTTGAGCATAGAAGTAGTAAGGGATGTAACTATGGACCACCACATGAGTGGCAAGTTTatag CTTTCTTGGGGGCAGTCATGGAATACCACGAGTACACTACAAGGGTCGACAAGGTGACTACTATGTCATG GTTATGGATATGCTGGGGCCAAGCTTGTGGGATGTTTGGAATAATAACTCTCATAC AATGTCCACTGAAATGGTTGCTTGTATTGCCATTGAAGCAATATCAATATTGGAGAAGATGCACTCTAGAGG TTATGTTCATGGAGATGTAAAGCCAGAGAATTTTCTTCTTGGACCTCCAGGAACTCCTGATGAGAAAAAGTTATTTCTTGTTGATCTTGGATTAG CCACCAGATGGCGAGATacttcaagtggtcttcatgttGAGTATGATCAAAGGCCGGATGTTTTTAG AGGAACAGTTCGTTATGCTAGTGTGCATGCCCATTTGGGAAGAACAGCTAGTAGAAGAGATGATTTAGAATCGCTTGCTTACACCCTCATTTTCCTTCTCCGAGGTCGTTTACCTTGGCAAGGATACCAG GGAGAGAATAAGGGCTTTCTTGTCTGTAAGAAAAAGATGGCAACATCCCCAGAGGGTCTCTGTTGCTTCTGTCCGCAGCCTTTCAAACAGTTTGTTGAATATGTGGTGAACTTGAAGTTTGATGAAGAACCTAATTATGCAAAATGTGTTTCCCTTTTTGATGGGATTGTTGGTCCAAATCCAGATATCAGGCCAATTAACACAGAAGGTGCTCAAAAG CTTATTTATCAGGTTGGTCATAAGAGAGGTCGGTTGTctatggaggaagaagatgatgaacAACCAAAGAAAAAGGTTCGAATGGGCATGCCAGCAACACAATGGATTAGTGTTTACAATGCTCGTAGACCTATGAAGCAAAG GTATCACTATAATGTGGCTGATGCAAGGCTTGCCCAGCACATTGAAAAAGGAAATGAGGATGGCTTATTTATTAGCAGTGTAGCTTCATGTCAGAATCTGTGGGCCCTGATTATGGATGCTGGTACTGGTTACACTGCACAAATATATGAACTATCACCACATTTTCTTCACAAG GAATGGATAATGGAGCACTGGGAGAAGAATTATTATATCAGTGCCATAGCTGGAGCTGCTAATGGAAGCTCATTAGTTGTTATGTCTAAGG GTACTCAGTATTTGCAGCAGTCGTATAAAGTTAGTGATTCATTTCCTTTCAAATGGATTAACAAAAAATGGAAGGAGGGCTTCCATGTTACTGCAATGGCCACCTCGGGGAGTAGATGGGGAGTTGTTATGTCTCGTGGTTCAGGGTTTGCACACCAG GTTGTTGAACTTGATTTCCTTTATCCTAGTGAGGGCATACATCGTCGGTGGGATCATGCATATCGTATTACAGCAACTGCAGCAACTTGGGATCAGGCTGCTTTCGTTCTTAGCGTGCCAAGAAGGAAACCGCCAGATGAAACGCAGGAGACGCTTCGAACTTCTGCTTTTCCCAGTGCCCATGTCAAG GAGAAGTGGGCAAAGAATTTATACATCGCATCAATTTGCTATGGGCGAACAGTCTCATGA